One Scylla paramamosain isolate STU-SP2022 chromosome 7, ASM3559412v1, whole genome shotgun sequence DNA window includes the following coding sequences:
- the LOC135102399 gene encoding beta-1,3-galactosyltransferase 5-like, which yields MALRWAAARCPQAIFLVKADDDAFVDVPALRGLLGRTFSVPPPRRTLACNVLPAGMQPQRAGKWAVSHEDYPWPEYPTYCAGLAYVITPALADLLARVAQAGVAPRLWVDDVWVTGLLAEVLRLRPHYLNLRYSYEHDELVAWACPCPACGPAPLHLRASGPHPPRLALHPRHTVDTRPRSSPRRPGSPARIHVAPAGAGGDH from the coding sequence ATGGCGCTGCGCTGGGCTGCGGCGCGCTGTCCACAAGCCATCTTCCTCGTCAAGGCGGACGACGACGCCTTTGTTGACGTCCCGGCGCTGCGAGGGCTGCTCGGCCGCACCTTCAGCGTGCCGCCGCCGCGCCGCACGCTAGCGTGCAACGTGTTGCCGGCGGGCATGCAGCCTCAGCGGGCGGGCAAGTGGGCGGTGAGCCACGAAGACTACCCATGGCCAGAATATCCTACCTACTGCGCTGGCCTCGCTTACGTAATCACGCCAGCGCTGGCTGATCTGCTGGCGCGCGTGGCGCAGGCAGGCGTGGCGCCGCGACTGTGGGTGGACGACGTGTGGGTGACGGGACTCCTGGCTGAAGTGTTGCGCCTCAGGCCGCACTACCTCAATCTGCGCTACTCTTACGAGCACGACGAGCTAGTGGCGTGGGCTTGCCCGTGCCCGGCCTGCGGCCCCGCCCCCCTACACCTTCGTGCATCTGGACCCCACCCGCCCCGACTGGCGCTTCACCCTCGACACACTGTGGACACACGCCCTCGCAGCTCACCACGCCGCCCAGGCAGCCCAGCCAGGATACACGTAGCCCCTGCAGGGGCTGGCGGCGATCACTGA
- the LOC135102398 gene encoding uncharacterized protein LOC135102398 — protein sequence MAGANKRTRGMLMVLGLLFIATIVIICLTYDSDQPQQSFKSRPLSWDVLTNTAPPTTTTTTTTTSTTTTTTTTSTPPTTTTTTPTTTTTTTTPATTTTPTTTTTPSTTTTDVPSTSREPSPSTPPSPPTSAITTTPDSPPPLTSTTTTQSPQPQPDESRTTTQISTTTPPTPSPTTMTPESSSITESSPLSTQESTNTTSEATTPTTEPYDKTSTITANTSESTTGSPSCTSPAPIPYPQPTASKCK from the exons ATGGCCGGGGCTAACAAGCGGACAAGGGGGATGCTGATGGTGTTGGGTTTGCTCTTCATcgccaccatcgtcatcatctgtCTGACGTATGACAGTGACCAGCCACAG CAAAGTTTCAAGAGCAGGCCCCTTTCATGGGATGTGTTGACCAACACTGctccaccaaccaccaccactaccactaccactaccagcaccaccactaccaccaccaccacttccacccctcccaccaccaccaccaccactcccaccaccaccaccaccaccaccactcctgccaccaccaccactcccaccaccaccactactccctccaccaccactacagatGTTCCTTCCACTAGTAGGGAACCATCTCCATCCACACCTCCATCCCCACCAACAAGTGCCATTACTACCACTCCtgattcaccaccacctctaacaAGCACAACCACAACTCAgtcaccacaaccacagcctGATGAGTCAAGAACAACCACACAAATATCTACCACTACTCCTCCAACACCCTCTCCAACAACTATGACACCTGAGTCTAGCAGCATCACAGAGTCATCACCCTTGTCCACCCAAGAGTCCACCAACACTACCTCTGAAGCAACAACACCCACAACAGAACCTTATGACAAAACATCAACCATCACTGCCAACACTTCTGAGTCCACCACAGGTTCCCCCTCATGCACATCACCAGCACCAATCCCTTATCCTCAACCTACTGCTTCAAAATGTAAGTGA
- the LOC135102400 gene encoding uncharacterized protein LOC135102400 isoform X2: MLDMMDHSITRPCEDFYQYACGGVMDDLFLDPENPQKETRHFIMEHLKSLSPEDPELGPLKVFYDSCTAAEVESRNRTFWLSNINAALDTVDSIGPWLAEESGSADDSLISITQILVGMMKIDFAPFFDLLLDVSEDGTDRFVLKLTPPVLLSPFSKDMGWAVCYSEHLNRTLEALGSPSSSYDLNEDYEKYLECIREGTGLHARLAQMTRAVKELGLMHHFNNTNHKQGAEGQLVDSLMDTEFLLIDMSKALPSKSKLREAHLKKDFKNVTLSYLEDKFNFPMFKVEWVALVEGLFGHAVDPDNVTIHVYFDDDLHAALDEIDFIGDVIKLRRIMLILLAERLYTDLVEPAQHALGKLEYCLRVTTELLGDFVSTLYLKNLPRLQERQQKMKEVIKANKEAAEQELLHQPELKPEEMEMWLSKLRSMSGEMASPEPSHYLLPGINETTLSDNFIDNSLILLTRHRSLMYQHFLSSISSPAVLWSHFLKPFSQFGISLYAPNKFRIRYNGTQRQILEGYNYLIELSECLSEQYRAPQSLEAASGLLANFTLERLPLNEVLAGSGAVRLAWEAYELFRSQKDKGKGTPTMYTVPDAPQLPWLDLNPQQLYFLRIAQVHCSATSDIHMLPLMEKEHLPSRLWVKLVLQNEPLFTEAFSCSTPLHRQCPYILGSVPAPSTP, encoded by the exons ATGCTGGATATGATGGACCATTCCATTACAAGGCCATGTGAG gACTTCTACCAGTATGCATGTGGTGGCGTAATGGATGACCTTTTCCTTGACCCCGAGAACCCCCAGAAAGAGACTCGCCACTTCATCATGG AACATCTCAAATCCCTGTCCCCAGAGGACCCAGAACTAGGCCCACTGAAGGTTTTCTATGACAGTTGCACTGCTGCTGAAGTGGAGAGTCGCAACAGAACTTTCTGGTTGTCAAACATCAATGCGGCCCTGGACACCGTTGACAGCATTGGCCCTTGGTTGGCAGAAGAGTCAGGTTCTGCAGATGATTCTCTTATCAGTATCACCCAGATCTTAGTTGGGATGATGAAAATCGACTT tGCACCTTTCTTTGACTTACTGTTGGATGTGTCTGAGGATGGAACTGACAGGTTTGTGCTGAAGTTGACACCGCCAGTGCTACTTTCCCCCTTCAGCAAGGACATGGGATGGGCTGTGTGTTACAGTGAACACCTCAACCGCACACTGGAGGCTCTGGGCTCACCTTCTTCCTCGTATGATCTTAATGAGGACTATGAGAAGTACCTTGAGTGCATT CGGGAGGGCACTGGCCTGCATGCACGTTTGGCACAGATGACCCGTGCTGTGAAGGAGCTTGGCCTCATGCACCACTTCAACAACACCAACCACAAGCAGGGTGCTGAAGGCCAGCTGGTGGACAGCCTAATGGATACTGAATTTCTTCTTATAGATATGTCTAAG GCATTACCAAGCAAATCTAAACTGCGAGAAGCACATCTCAAGAAGGACTTCAAAAATGTCACCTTGTCGTATTTGGAGGACAagtttaattttcccatgttCAAG GTGGAGTGGGTGGCACTTGTGGAGGGCTTGTTTGGACATGCTGTAGACCCAGACAATGTTACCATTCATGTCTACTTTGATGATGATCTTCATGCAGCCCTTGATGAAATTGACTTTATTGG aGATGTGATTAAGCTACGAAGAATCATGTTGATACTGTTGGCGGAAAGGCTGTACACAGACCTGGTGGAGCCTGCCCAGCACGCCTTGGGCAAGTTGGAGTACTGCCTGAGGGTCACCACTGAGTTGCTGGGAGACTTTGTCTCTACACTATACCTGAAAAATCTTCCTCGCCTCCAGGAGCGTCAGCAAAAG ATGAAGGAGGTGATCAAGGCCAACAAGGAGGCAGCTGAGCAGGAGCTGTTGCATCAGCCAGAACTGAAGCCAGAGGAAATGGAGATGTGGCTGAGCAAACTGAGAAGTATGAGTGGGGAGATGGCAAGCCCAGAGCCTTCCCACTACCTGCTGCCAGGCATTAATGAG ACCACCCTGAGTGACAATTTTATAGACAACTCCCTCATCCTCCTGACTCGCCACCGGTCCCTCATGTACCAGCACTTCCTGTCATCCATATCATCCCCTGCAGTGCT GTGGAGTCACTTCCTGAAGCCTTTCAGTCAGTTTGGCATTTCATTATATGCTCCCAACAAGTTTC GCATTCGGTATAATGGCACACAGCGACAGATCCTGGAGGGCTATAATTACCTTATAGAACTGTCAGAATGCCTGTCAGAACAGTATCGAGCACCTCAGAGTCTGGAAGCTGCCTCTGGTCTCCTGGCAAACTTCACT CTGGAACGACTGCCTCTCAATGAGGTCCTGGCTGGCTCAGGGGCAGTGAGGCTGGCCTGGGAGGCTTATG AACTCTTCAGGAGTCAAAAGGACAAGGGAAAAGGAACACCTACAATGTACACCGTCCCTGATGCACCGCAGCTGCCTTGGTTGGACCTCAACCCTCAACAGCTGTATTTTCTTCGGATTGCTCAA
- the LOC135102400 gene encoding membrane metallo-endopeptidase-like 1 isoform X1 yields the protein MLDMMDHSITRPCEDFYQYACGGVMDDLFLDPENPQKETRHFIMEHLKSLSPEDPELGPLKVFYDSCTAAEVESRNRTFWLSNINAALDTVDSIGPWLAEESGSADDSLISITQILVGMMKIDFAPFFDLLLDVSEDGTDRFVLKLTPPVLLSPFSKDMGWAVCYSEHLNRTLEALGSPSSSYDLNEDYEKYLECIREGTGLHARLAQMTRAVKELGLMHHFNNTNHKQGAEGQLVDSLMDTEFLLIDMSKALPSKSKLREAHLKKDFKNVTLSYLEDKFNFPMFKVEWVALVEGLFGHAVDPDNVTIHVYFDDDLHAALDEIDFIGDVIKLRRIMLILLAERLYTDLVEPAQHALGKLEYCLRVTTELLGDFVSTLYLKNLPRLQERQQKMKEVIKANKEAAEQELLHQPELKPEEMEMWLSKLRSMSGEMASPEPSHYLLPGINETTLSDNFIDNSLILLTRHRSLMYQHFLSSISSPAVLWSHFLKPFSQFGISLYAPNKFLIPYGAMEAPFFFWDVPDYINYAGIGHMIAHELIHGFDETGIRYNGTQRQILEGYNYLIELSECLSEQYRAPQSLEAASGLLANFTLERLPLNEVLAGSGAVRLAWEAYELFRSQKDKGKGTPTMYTVPDAPQLPWLDLNPQQLYFLRIAQVHCSATSDIHMLPLMEKEHLPSRLWVKLVLQNEPLFTEAFSCSTPLHRQCPYILGSVPAPSTP from the exons ATGCTGGATATGATGGACCATTCCATTACAAGGCCATGTGAG gACTTCTACCAGTATGCATGTGGTGGCGTAATGGATGACCTTTTCCTTGACCCCGAGAACCCCCAGAAAGAGACTCGCCACTTCATCATGG AACATCTCAAATCCCTGTCCCCAGAGGACCCAGAACTAGGCCCACTGAAGGTTTTCTATGACAGTTGCACTGCTGCTGAAGTGGAGAGTCGCAACAGAACTTTCTGGTTGTCAAACATCAATGCGGCCCTGGACACCGTTGACAGCATTGGCCCTTGGTTGGCAGAAGAGTCAGGTTCTGCAGATGATTCTCTTATCAGTATCACCCAGATCTTAGTTGGGATGATGAAAATCGACTT tGCACCTTTCTTTGACTTACTGTTGGATGTGTCTGAGGATGGAACTGACAGGTTTGTGCTGAAGTTGACACCGCCAGTGCTACTTTCCCCCTTCAGCAAGGACATGGGATGGGCTGTGTGTTACAGTGAACACCTCAACCGCACACTGGAGGCTCTGGGCTCACCTTCTTCCTCGTATGATCTTAATGAGGACTATGAGAAGTACCTTGAGTGCATT CGGGAGGGCACTGGCCTGCATGCACGTTTGGCACAGATGACCCGTGCTGTGAAGGAGCTTGGCCTCATGCACCACTTCAACAACACCAACCACAAGCAGGGTGCTGAAGGCCAGCTGGTGGACAGCCTAATGGATACTGAATTTCTTCTTATAGATATGTCTAAG GCATTACCAAGCAAATCTAAACTGCGAGAAGCACATCTCAAGAAGGACTTCAAAAATGTCACCTTGTCGTATTTGGAGGACAagtttaattttcccatgttCAAG GTGGAGTGGGTGGCACTTGTGGAGGGCTTGTTTGGACATGCTGTAGACCCAGACAATGTTACCATTCATGTCTACTTTGATGATGATCTTCATGCAGCCCTTGATGAAATTGACTTTATTGG aGATGTGATTAAGCTACGAAGAATCATGTTGATACTGTTGGCGGAAAGGCTGTACACAGACCTGGTGGAGCCTGCCCAGCACGCCTTGGGCAAGTTGGAGTACTGCCTGAGGGTCACCACTGAGTTGCTGGGAGACTTTGTCTCTACACTATACCTGAAAAATCTTCCTCGCCTCCAGGAGCGTCAGCAAAAG ATGAAGGAGGTGATCAAGGCCAACAAGGAGGCAGCTGAGCAGGAGCTGTTGCATCAGCCAGAACTGAAGCCAGAGGAAATGGAGATGTGGCTGAGCAAACTGAGAAGTATGAGTGGGGAGATGGCAAGCCCAGAGCCTTCCCACTACCTGCTGCCAGGCATTAATGAG ACCACCCTGAGTGACAATTTTATAGACAACTCCCTCATCCTCCTGACTCGCCACCGGTCCCTCATGTACCAGCACTTCCTGTCATCCATATCATCCCCTGCAGTGCT GTGGAGTCACTTCCTGAAGCCTTTCAGTCAGTTTGGCATTTCATTATATGCTCCCAACAAGTTTC TGATTCCATATGGTGCTATGGAGGCGCCATTCTTCTTCTGGGATGTGCCGGACTACATTAATTATGCAGGCATTGGACACATGATTGCCCATGAACTGATTCACGGCTTTGATGAGACAG GCATTCGGTATAATGGCACACAGCGACAGATCCTGGAGGGCTATAATTACCTTATAGAACTGTCAGAATGCCTGTCAGAACAGTATCGAGCACCTCAGAGTCTGGAAGCTGCCTCTGGTCTCCTGGCAAACTTCACT CTGGAACGACTGCCTCTCAATGAGGTCCTGGCTGGCTCAGGGGCAGTGAGGCTGGCCTGGGAGGCTTATG AACTCTTCAGGAGTCAAAAGGACAAGGGAAAAGGAACACCTACAATGTACACCGTCCCTGATGCACCGCAGCTGCCTTGGTTGGACCTCAACCCTCAACAGCTGTATTTTCTTCGGATTGCTCAA
- the LOC135102400 gene encoding membrane metallo-endopeptidase-like 1 isoform X3, whose translation MLDMMDHSITRPCEDFYQYACGGVMDDLFLDPENPQKETRHFIMEHLKSLSPEDPELGPLKVFYDSCTAAEVESRNRTFWLSNINAALDTVDSIGPWLAEESGSADDSLISITQILVGMMKIDFAPFFDLLLDVSEDGTDRFVLKLTPPVLLSPFSKDMGWAVCYSEHLNRTLEALGSPSSSYDLNEDYEKYLECIREGTGLHARLAQMTRAVKELGLMHHFNNTNHKQGAEGQLVDSLMDTEFLLIDMSKALPSKSKLREAHLKKDFKNVTLSYLEDKFNFPMFKVEWVALVEGLFGHAVDPDNVTIHVYFDDDLHAALDEIDFIGDVIKLRRIMLILLAERLYTDLVEPAQHALGKLEYCLRVTTELLGDFVSTLYLKNLPRLQERQQKMKEVIKANKEAAEQELLHQPELKPEEMEMWLSKLRSMSGEMASPEPSHYLLPGINETTLSDNFIDNSLILLTRHRSLMYQHFLSSISSPAVLWSHFLKPFSQFGISLYAPNKFLIPYGAMEAPFFFWDVPDYINYAGIGHMIAHELIHGFDETGIRYNGTQRQILEGYNYLIELSECLSEQYRAPQSLEAASGLLANFTCGMAAGTTASQ comes from the exons ATGCTGGATATGATGGACCATTCCATTACAAGGCCATGTGAG gACTTCTACCAGTATGCATGTGGTGGCGTAATGGATGACCTTTTCCTTGACCCCGAGAACCCCCAGAAAGAGACTCGCCACTTCATCATGG AACATCTCAAATCCCTGTCCCCAGAGGACCCAGAACTAGGCCCACTGAAGGTTTTCTATGACAGTTGCACTGCTGCTGAAGTGGAGAGTCGCAACAGAACTTTCTGGTTGTCAAACATCAATGCGGCCCTGGACACCGTTGACAGCATTGGCCCTTGGTTGGCAGAAGAGTCAGGTTCTGCAGATGATTCTCTTATCAGTATCACCCAGATCTTAGTTGGGATGATGAAAATCGACTT tGCACCTTTCTTTGACTTACTGTTGGATGTGTCTGAGGATGGAACTGACAGGTTTGTGCTGAAGTTGACACCGCCAGTGCTACTTTCCCCCTTCAGCAAGGACATGGGATGGGCTGTGTGTTACAGTGAACACCTCAACCGCACACTGGAGGCTCTGGGCTCACCTTCTTCCTCGTATGATCTTAATGAGGACTATGAGAAGTACCTTGAGTGCATT CGGGAGGGCACTGGCCTGCATGCACGTTTGGCACAGATGACCCGTGCTGTGAAGGAGCTTGGCCTCATGCACCACTTCAACAACACCAACCACAAGCAGGGTGCTGAAGGCCAGCTGGTGGACAGCCTAATGGATACTGAATTTCTTCTTATAGATATGTCTAAG GCATTACCAAGCAAATCTAAACTGCGAGAAGCACATCTCAAGAAGGACTTCAAAAATGTCACCTTGTCGTATTTGGAGGACAagtttaattttcccatgttCAAG GTGGAGTGGGTGGCACTTGTGGAGGGCTTGTTTGGACATGCTGTAGACCCAGACAATGTTACCATTCATGTCTACTTTGATGATGATCTTCATGCAGCCCTTGATGAAATTGACTTTATTGG aGATGTGATTAAGCTACGAAGAATCATGTTGATACTGTTGGCGGAAAGGCTGTACACAGACCTGGTGGAGCCTGCCCAGCACGCCTTGGGCAAGTTGGAGTACTGCCTGAGGGTCACCACTGAGTTGCTGGGAGACTTTGTCTCTACACTATACCTGAAAAATCTTCCTCGCCTCCAGGAGCGTCAGCAAAAG ATGAAGGAGGTGATCAAGGCCAACAAGGAGGCAGCTGAGCAGGAGCTGTTGCATCAGCCAGAACTGAAGCCAGAGGAAATGGAGATGTGGCTGAGCAAACTGAGAAGTATGAGTGGGGAGATGGCAAGCCCAGAGCCTTCCCACTACCTGCTGCCAGGCATTAATGAG ACCACCCTGAGTGACAATTTTATAGACAACTCCCTCATCCTCCTGACTCGCCACCGGTCCCTCATGTACCAGCACTTCCTGTCATCCATATCATCCCCTGCAGTGCT GTGGAGTCACTTCCTGAAGCCTTTCAGTCAGTTTGGCATTTCATTATATGCTCCCAACAAGTTTC TGATTCCATATGGTGCTATGGAGGCGCCATTCTTCTTCTGGGATGTGCCGGACTACATTAATTATGCAGGCATTGGACACATGATTGCCCATGAACTGATTCACGGCTTTGATGAGACAG GCATTCGGTATAATGGCACACAGCGACAGATCCTGGAGGGCTATAATTACCTTATAGAACTGTCAGAATGCCTGTCAGAACAGTATCGAGCACCTCAGAGTCTGGAAGCTGCCTCTGGTCTCCTGGCAAACTTCACT TGTGGCATGGCAGCTGGAACGACTGCCTCTCAATGA